The DNA segment TGAGGCCTGGGAGTGTTTGATCACTCCACACTTGAAGCATAGGGAGGGCagcctttcatatttgaaaggtACCCACATCTTTTTGCTTTCTACTGTGAGAAACAGGCCTCTGAGGAGAGGTTTGGTAATGTCTACTTCTACTCTGAGCCTTAGGAATCTCCCCCACCCTATACCTCTATTATCTGCATGGACTTTAAGTACCCTTCCAATACTACTTCCAAGTTGGTAGCCAAAGTCTTGGTTCATAAAATCAAAAGGCAGGTTGAAAGCTTGgatccaaaactcttctttgtTGAAAGGCACTTCATTGATGGACATGGAACCATCAAAAACCTGAAGGCAAATTAGCCATCTGTCAAGGGACCATGGCCTGCCATTAATCACTCGTATCATGTCCAGTTCTTTGTGGAACTCTATAAGAAACTTGTTTAAGCCAACTTCTGAGAACTGTAACCAGCTTTCACACTTCCAAACTTTTGACATTGTGTTCTTAAAAGCTTCCTTGTTTACttactatttgtattttagtcATTCCTAATTTATTGGTTGAGTCACATCTGACTTGGTTCTTTAGCTACGAGTCTAGGAATCTTTTCAATTCCAGTCTTATTATTTAGTTTAGATTGTTCTTAACTGCATTATGATTTCCTttttatggtatttttttttccaaaaaattgaAAGTGAAAGGAGAAAAGAACAAACAACAAGATTGCTAGAGGCTTACTAAAATGCCAAATCCCAAAACCAACTCTTTATGGGTTTGCTTATCACCTCACCTCCTGTAAGTCCTCCTCTAGcttattttggtttttctttgtcATGTAATTGCTGGTTTTTCTAGCTTgtgcttggttttgctcaaGTTGGTAGAACTTGAAGTGCGTTGCTGATAATTAATCCTTATAGTAAAGCTTAATTTTTTTGTGGGGTTTATTAATCCAATGGAAGGATTATTTGTGGGGACAAGGGAAGGAATCTGAAGTTCCCAATGAGGCTCCCAATGTAAATACCTTAAATAGAGAGAAGTGTTCCTCATAGAAAGGATGTGTAGATCGTCCTATAATGCCTAAAATTCTAAGAACCTCGTT comes from the Carya illinoinensis cultivar Pawnee chromosome 8, C.illinoinensisPawnee_v1, whole genome shotgun sequence genome and includes:
- the LOC122274614 gene encoding uncharacterized protein LOC122274614, encoding MSKVWKCESWLQFSEVGLNKFLIEFHKELDMIRVINGRPWSLDRWLICLQVFDGSMSINEVPFNKEEFWIQAFNLPFDFMNQDFGYQLGSSIGRVLKVHADNRGIGWGRFLRLRVEVDITKPLLRGLFLTVESKKMWVPFKYERLPSLCFKCGVIKHSQASCTSTGQNGGGQLQYGTWLRATAVKESELQFKRYGEGDKPDGQPGAQPWREGGKDRDDDMNYPNSS